Proteins from a genomic interval of Solea solea chromosome 10, fSolSol10.1, whole genome shotgun sequence:
- the LOC131467069 gene encoding tripartite motif-containing protein 16-like, whose product MAQQRNELQRERFCCSICLDLLKDPGTLLCGHSYCMNCIKSHWDKEDERRIYSCPQCRKIFTPRPELMKSTMLADLVEELKKTGLHAAPADHCYAGAEDVACDFCTGRKHKALKSCLVCLASFCEEHLQPHHQSPAFKKHKLVEPSKNLQENICPRHDEVMKMFCRTDQQCICYLCSVDEHKDHDMVSAAAERTQKQRELDLSREEIQQRVQDIDRDVKVLQQEVEALTLSADKAVKDIEKTFTEMMLLLQKRSSDVKQQIRSQQETEVSRVKDLQEKLQQELTDLNKREAELKQLSLTHDHNQFLLNYRSLSALSPSTHSSTIDVRPLRHFENVTVAVAEVKGQIQDVLTETWTNISLAVTRVDVLLTDPEPKTRAEFLRYSQEITLDPNTAHTQLLLSEGNRKVTLMWNNQSYPRPTDRFTDVYQVLSKESLHGRCYWEVERRGGGVSVAVTYKNISRSGNESRFGYNDKSWSLYCYQNSCTFVHNSINTEVSDGLSSRVGVYLDHRAGLSFYSVSDTMTLLHRVQTTFTQPLYAGVWLYDYGSTAEFCKLK is encoded by the coding sequence ATGGCGCAGCAAAGAAATGAGCTGCAGCGAGAGCGATTCTGCTGTTCCATCTGTTTGGATCTTCTGAAGGATCCAGGGACTCTTCTCTGTGGACACAGCTACTGTATGAACTGTATCAAAAGCCACTGGGACAaagaggatgagaggaggatctacagctgccctcagtgtaGAAAGATCTTCACACCGAGGCCTGAACTGATGAAAAGCACCATGTTAGCAGAtttagtggaggagctgaagaagactggactccacgctgctcctgctgatcactgctatgctggagctgaagatgtggcctgtgatTTCTGCACTGGGAGGAAACATAAAGCTCTCaagtcctgtttggtttgtttggcctctttctgtgaggaacatctccagcctcatcatcaatcacctgcatttaagaaacacaagctgGTAGAGCCGTCCAAGAACCTCCAGGAGAACATCTGCCCTCGTCACgatgaggtgatgaagatgttctgccgcactgatcagcagtgtatctgttatctctgctctgtggacgaACATAAAGACCACGACAtggtctcagctgcagcagagaggacgcagaagcagagagagctggatcTGAGTCGAGAAGAAATCCAGCAGAGAGTCCAGGACATAGACAGAGACGTGAAGGTGCTTCAACAGGAGGTGGaggctctcactctctctgctgataaagCCGTGAAGGACATTGAGAAGACATTCACTGAGATGATGCTTCTCCTGCAGAAAAGAAGCTCTGACgtgaagcagcagatcagatcccagcaggaaactgaagtgagtCGAGTCAAAGATCTTCAGGAGAAGCTTCAGCAGGAGCTCACTGACCTGAAcaagagagaagctgaactgaagcagctctcactcacacacgaccACAACCAGTTTCTCCTCAACTACCGCTCACTGTCAGCACTCAGTCCATCGACACACTCGTCCACCATCGACGTCCGTCCTCTGAGACACTTTGAGAACGTGACAGTGGCTGtggcagaggtcaaaggtcaaatacagGACGTCCTGACCGAGACGTGGACAAACATCTCACTGGCTGTGACTCGAGTAGATGTTTTACTGACAGATCCAGAACcaaagaccagagctgaattcctcagatattcacaggaaatcacactggatccaaacacagctcacacacagctgttattATCTGAGGGAAACAGGAAAGTGACATTAATGTGGAACAATCAGTCTTATCCTCGTCCCACAGACAGATTCACTGATGTGTATCAGGTCCTGAGTAAAGAGAGTCTGCATGGacgctgttactgggaggtggagcggagaggaggaggagtttctgTAGCAGTGACTTACAAGAACATCAGCAGATCAGGAAATGAAAGTAGATTTGGATACAATGACAAATCTTGGAGTTTATATTGTTACCAGAACAGTTGTACGTTTGTTCACAACAGTATCAACACTGAAGTCTCAGATGGTTTGTCCTCCAGAGTCGGAGTTTACCTGGACCACAGAGCAggtctgtccttctacagcgtctctgacaccatgactctgctccacagagtccagaccacgtTCACTCAGCCTCTCTATGCTGGAGTCTGGCTTTATGATTATGGATCCACAGCTGAGTTCTGTAAACTCAAATAG
- the LOC131467113 gene encoding PWWP domain-containing DNA repair factor 3A-like, with product MQSLWLICRDTKGQWWSTVERAQQAQQKRREACCRLTSVITEDQGMLQHLKNIITGNTVSPWAKKQDRVILLFEDDEQVDKVMHFLSEVLKRTETDKKSADPVAFVMDVLLPEATVYALGAVHSISLDKAKEMYMRGTEFDSSEITQLGEQLQSHISSKARQNLDIFLSNYKKALECEEFLRRL from the exons atgcaaagcttgtggctcatctgcagggacaccaaaggtcaatggtggagtacggtg gaaagggcccaacaagcccaacagaagcgacgcgaggcatgttgtcggttaaccagtgtaatcacagaggatcagggcatgctgcaacaccttaaa aacatcatcacaggcaacacggtgtctccttgggccaagaaacaggacagggtcatccttctttttgaagatgatgaacaagtggacaaagtcatgcacttcttgtctgaagtactcaaacgtactgagacagacaagaagtctgcagatccagtggcattcgtaatggatgtacttttgccagag gcaacagtatacgccctcggagctgttcactccatctccctggacaaagccaaggagatgtacatgcgtggcacagagtttgactcaag cgagataacccagcttggggaacagcttcagagccacatttcctcaaaagcgaGGCAGAACCTGGATATCTTCCTGAGCAATTACAAGAAAGCCTTGGAGTGTGAGGAATTCCTCAGACGCCTGTAA
- the vps37c gene encoding vacuolar protein sorting-associated protein 37C yields MEKLQDLSQSELQELLDNPERVESMALESDEIQNIQLEREMALASNRSLAEQNLDMKPRVEEQKEALVERYSQLEAVQETYRQHCSLRDGMVGQVSPEALFSRLQTEGGKTEADSEALADEFLEGSLSLDSFLERFLSLRSLAHRRRVRIEKLQEILRQRSESNPAAMTSSAGIINQDPAATPSPWSQPTTTATTTNPQQPNSKPQSSTYQNASQPASSSAGLPYSPYPVSSPNPPPAAAAAASVPAIPPYPSSGSPFTPQGSYSGPRPAFGPPVASTCPYPTQPSFPAPHPGSAFGQYTPSNPQSGPAPYPASYSYGGYSYPTGPAYSSSQSPTGRPIYRPGYGVPQPYS; encoded by the exons ATGGAGAAGCTCCAGGACCTCAGCCAgtcagagctgcaggagcttCTGGACAACCCGGAGAGGGTGGAGTCTATGGCTCTGGAGTCTGATGAG ATCCAGAACATCCAGCTGGAAAGAGAAATGGCGCTGGCATCAAATCGCAGCCTCGCCGAGCAAAACCTGGACATGAAGCCTCGCGTGGAGGAACAGAAGGAGGCGCTGGTGGAGAGATACTCGCAGTTAGAGGCTGTCCAAGAAACCTACAGACAACACTGCTCCCTCAGAG atggCATGGTGGGTCAGGTGTCTCCAGAGGCGCTGTTCTCCAGATTACAGACAGAGGGCGGCAAAACAGAGGCAGATTCAGAG GCTCTCGCTGACGAGTTTCTGGAGGGCTCCCTGTCACTGGACTCCTTCCTAGAGCGCTTCCTCTCCCTGCGCTCCCTCGCTCACAGAAGACGAGTGCGGATAGAGAAACTCCAGGAAATCCTGCGACAGAGGAGCGAGTCCAACCCCGCAGCCATGACGTCGTCAGCAGGCATCATAAATCAGGACCCTGCTGCCACGCCCTCACCCTGGAGTCAGCCCACGACGACGGCCACCACGACAAATCCACAGCAGCCGAACTCAAAACCTCAGTCCTCCACTTACCAAAACGCCTCTCAGCCGGCCTCCTCATCCGCAGGCCTCCCCTACAGCCCCTACCCCGTCTCCTCACCCAACCCTccccctgcagcagcagcagccgcctcCGTCCCTGCCATTCCCCCATACCCAAGTTCAGGCTCACCTTTTACCCCACAAGGTAGCTACTCCGGCCCCAGGCCCGCTTTCGGGCCTCCAGTTGCGTCTACCTGCCCTTACCCCACCCAGCCCTCCTTCCCTGCCCCACACCCAGGCTCAGCGTTTGGCCAGTACACCCCCAGCAACCCCCAGAGTGGCCCCGCCCCCTACCCGGCCTCATACAGCTACGGCGGATACAGCTACCCGACAGGCCCCGCCTACTCCAGTTCTCAGTCACCAACGGGGAGACCCATCTACAGACCAGGATATGGAGTTCCGCAGCCGTACTCCTGA